The sequence below is a genomic window from Escherichia marmotae.
CAAGCGGCGACCTGGCAGATCCCACGGGTGGCGAAAGCGCGTAATCTCAGCGTTGAACAGCTCACACAACTGGTCGCAAAATACAGCCAACAACCGCTGGTGAAATATATCGGCCAGCCGGTCGTCAACATTGTCGAACTCAATCTGGCGCTGGATAAGCTTGATGAATAACGAACCCTTACGTCCCGACCCCGACCGTCTGCTGGAACAAACTGCCGCGCCGCATCGCGGAAAGCTAAAAGTTTTCTTCGGTGCCTGTGCGGGCGTCGGGAAAACCTGGGCGATGCTGGCGGAAGCCCAGCGACTGCGGGCGCAAGGGCTGGATATTGTGGTTGGCGTGGTAGAAACCCACGGGCGGAAAGATACCGCCGCAATGCTGGAAGGTCTGGCTGTTCTGCCACTGAAACGCCAAGCGTACCGTGGGCGGCATATCAGCGAGTTTGATCTCGATGCCGCCCTCGCCCGCCGTCCGGCGCTGATATTAATGGATGAACTGGCGCACAGTAATGCGCCAGGTTCCCGTCATCCTAAACGCTGGCAGGATATCGAAGAGCTACTGGAAGCAGGCATTGATGTTTTCACTACCGTCAACGTTCAGCATCTGGAAAGTCTGAACGATGTGGTCAGTGGCGTCACCGGAATTCAGGTACGGGAAACCGTGCCCGATCCTTTTTTCGATGCCGCCGACGACGTGGTGCTGGTGGACCTGCCTCCGGACGATCTGCGCCAGCGACTGAAAGAAGGCAAAGTCTATATTGCCGGGCAGGCTGAGCGCGCCATTGAACATTTTTTCCGCAAAGGCAATTTGATTGCCCTGCGCGAACTGGCGCTGCGCCGTACTGCCGATCGCGTAGATGAGCAAATGCGCGCCTGGCGGGGGAGTCCTGGCGAAGAGAAAGTCTGGCACACGCGCGACGCGATCCTTTTATGTATTGGGCATAATACGGGCAGCGAAAAACTGGTTCGGGCGGCGGCGCGGCTGGCGTCAAGGCTGGGGAGCGTCTGGCACGCTGTATATGTTGAAACCCCTGCCCTGCACCGCTTACCGGAGAAAAAACGTCGAGCCATTCTCAGCGCCTTGCGTCTGGCGCAGGAGTTAGGCGCAGAGACAGCAACACTTTCTGATCCGGCAGAAGAAAAAGCCGTAGTGCGTTATGCCCGGGAGCATAATCTCGGCAAGATAATTCTCGGTCGCCCGGCCTCGCGCCGCTGGTGGCGTCGGGAAACCTTTGCCGACCGACTGGCGCGCATCGCCCCCGACCTCGATCAGGTACTGGTCGCGCTTGATGAACCACCTGCGCGCACAATTAATAACGCGCCGGATAGCCGCTCTTTTAAAGACAAATGGCGGGTGCAAATTCAGGGCTGCGTGGTTGCCGCCACGTTATGCGCCGTTATCACTTTAATTGCCATGCAGTGGCTGATGGCCTTCGATGCCGCTAACCTGGTGATGCTGTATCTGTTGGGCGTGGTGGTGGTGGCACTTTTTTATGGTCGCTGGCCTTCGGTGGTTGCCACCGTCATTAACGTGGTGAGTTTCGATCTCTTTTTTATCGCCCCACGCGGCACGCTCGCCGTCTCTGATGTGCAGTATCTGCTGACCTTCACGGTGATGTTAACCGTCGGGCTGGTGATCGGGAACCTTACCGCTGGCGTGCGTTACCAGGCGCGGGTAGCCCGTTACCGCGAGCAACGCACGCGACACTTATATGAAATGTCAAAAACGCTGGCGGTAGGCCGCAGTCCCCAGGACATCGCCGCCACCAGCGAGCAGTTTATTGCTTCTACTTTTCATGCCCGCAGTCAGGTGTTGTTACCTGATGACAACGGTATATTACTGCCGCTAACACATCCGCAGGGGATGACGCCGTGGGACGATGCTATCGCCCGCTGGAGCTTTGATAAAGGTCTGCCTGCGGGTGCGGGCACCGACACTTTACCCGGCGTGCCGTACCAGATTTTGCCGTTAAAAAGCGGCGAGAAAACCTACGGACTGGTGGTGGTGGAACCGGGAAATTTGCGCCAGTTGATGATCCCGGAACAACAGCGCCTGCTGGAAACGTTTACGCTGTTAGTGGCCAATGCTCTTGAGCGCCTGATGCTGACCGCCAGCGAAGAACAGGCGCGGATGGCCAGCGAGCGTGAACAGATCCGCAACGCGCTGCTGGCGGCGCTGTCTCACGATTTACGCACCCCGCTTACGGTGCTGTTTGGTCAGGCAGAAATCTTAACGCTTGATCTGGCAAGCGAAGGTTCTCCGCACGCTCGCCAGGCCAGCGAAATTCGCCAGCATGTGCTGAACACGACCCGACTGGTAAATAACTTGCTGGATATGGCGCGAATTCAGTCCGGCGGCTTTAATTTGAAGAAAGAGTGGTTAACGCTGGAAGAAGTCGTCGGCAGTGCGCTGCAAATGCTGGAGCCAGGTTTATCGTCACCCATCAACCTCTCTCTGCCTGAACCGCTGACCTTGATCCACGTCGACGGGCCACTGTTTGAGCGGGTGCTGATTAATCTGCTGGAGAATGCGGTGAAGTACGCGGGAACGCAGGCTGAAATTGGTATTGATGCCCATGTCGAGGGAGAGCAACTACAACTGGATGTCTGGGATAACGGCTCCGGTATTCCACAAGGTCAGGAACGGACGATTTTTGATAAATTTGCCCGCGGGAATAAAGAGTCAGCAGTGCCGGGCGTCGGGCTTGGGTTGGCAATTTGTCGGGCGATTGTAGAAATACACGGTGGTACGATCATCGCATTCAACCGACCGGAAGGTGGCGCTTGTTTTCGTGTTACACTTCCTCAGCAAACCGCTCCTGAACTTGAAGAATTTCATGAGGATATGTGACAAACATTCTGATTGTTGAAGATGAACAGGCTATTCGTCGCTTTCTGCGCACAGCGCTGGAGGGCGACGGTATGCGCGTCTTTGAGGCCGAAACACTGCAACGTGGGCTGCTGGAGGCGGCAACCCGTAAGCCGGATTTGATTATTCTCGATCTCGGCCTGCCCGATGGCGATGGAATTGAGTTTATCCGCGACCTGCGCCAGTGGAGCGCGGTGCCGGTAATTGTGCTTTCCGCACGTAGCGAAGAGAGCGACAAAATCGCCGCGCTGGATGCCGGAGCTGATGATTACCTGAGTAAACCGTTTGGCATTGGTGAATTGCAGGCTCGTCTACGCGTCGCGTTACGCCGCCACTCCGCCACCGCCGCGCCCGATCCGGTGGTGACATTTTCCGATGTGACCGTTGATTTGGCCGCCCGCGTGATCCATCGCGGCGAGGAAGAAGTGCATTTGACGCCGATAGAGTTCCGCCTGCTGGCTGTGTTGCTCAACAACGCCGGGAAAGTGCTTACCCAGCGCCAGTTACTCAACCAGGTATGGGGGCCAAATGCGGTCGAACACAGTCACTATTTGCGGATTTATATGGGGCATCTGCGACAAAAACTGGAACAAGACCCGGCCCGACCTCGCCATTTTATTACTGAAACCGGTATTGGGTATCGGTTTATGCTTTAGGGTGTTATTTGTCTGATGCGCGAAAACGCCTTGTCCGGCCTACAAAATAGTGAAAATTCAATATATTGCACTATTCTCGTAGGCCTGATAAGCGTAGCGCATCAGGCGGTCATAAGTAAAAAAGGGCGATCTTCCGACCGCCCTTTTTTTTTACTTTATATGATTACGCGTTTTTCAGAACTTCGCTAACAATCTCAACCGCCTCTTTCTCGATCTGCTTACGATGTGCTTCGCCAAGGAAGCTTTCGCAGTAGATCTTGTATGCGTCTTCCGTGCCTGACGGACGCGCGGCGAACCAGCCGTTGTCGGTCATCACTTTCAAACCACCGATAGAAGCACCGTTGCCCGGCGCAGCGGTCAGACGCGCGGTGATTGGGTCGCCTGCCAGAGTGCTGGCGCTCACCATTTCCGGAGACAGCTTAGACAGCGCCGCTTTCTGTGCGGAAGTTGCTGCTGCCTGCAAACGGTTGTAGCTCGGCGCACCAAAGCGTTTTGCCAGCTCGTTGTAGTGTTCCTGCGGGTTTTTGCCGGTGACGGCAGTAATTTCCGCCGCCAGCAGACACATAATGATGCCGTCTTTATCAGTTGACCACGGCCTACCGTCGAAACGCAGGAACGAAGCGCCCGCGCTCTCTTCGCCGCCAAAGCCGAAGCTGCCGTCAAACAGACCATCCACAAACCATTTGAAACCTACCGGTACTTCTACCAGCTTGCGACCCAGGTCATTGACCACACGGTCGATCATCGCAGAAGAAACCAGCGTTTTACCGACGGCAACATCTTTGCCCCACTGCGGACGATGCTGGAACAAGTAATTGATCGCTACTGCCAGGTAGTGGTTCGGATTCATCAACCCTGCCGGAGTAACGATGCCGTGACGGTCATAATCCGGATCGTTAGCAAACGCCAGATCGAACTTATCACGCAGTGCCAGCAGACCCGCCATCGCACACTCAGAGGAGCAGTCCATACGGATCGCGCCGTCTTTGTCGAGGTGCATAAAGCGGAAAGTCTGATCGACCTGATCGTTAACGATGGTCAGGTTGAGATTGTAATACTCGCCAATGCGCTTCCAGTATTCGATACCGGAACCACCCAACGGATCGACACCCAGCGTCAGGCCAGCCTTCTGAATCGCCGCCATATCGACGATATCGGCCAGGCCTTCCACGAACGGTTGCACCAGATCTTGTTCTTTCACATGACCGGATGCCATCGCTTCCTCAAGGGAGATACGCTTCACATCTTTCAGGCCATCGGCCAGCAGTGCGTTGGCCCTGTCTTCCACCACTTTGGTGACGTTGGTATCAGCCGGGCCACCATTTGGCGGATTGTATTTGATACCACCATCTTCCGGCGGGTTATGGGACGGCGTAATCACGATACCATCTGCCAGCGGGCCACCTTTTTTGTTGTGAACCAGAATGGCATTGGAAACGGCAGGTGTCGGAGTGAAGCCATTATTTTCCTGCACAATGACATCAACCCCGTTTGCTGCCAGCACTTCCAGCACGGAAATGAATGCAGGTTCGGACAAGGCGTGAGTATCTTTACCCACATAGCAAGGGCCAGTGATGCCGTTTTTCGCACGTTCTTCGGCAATCGCTTGAGCGATCGCCAGAATGTGCGGCTCGTTAAAGCTGTGGCGCGCTGCACTGCCACGGTGACCGGAAGTACCGAATTTCACCGCGTGCTCCGCATTCCCTGCTTCTGGTTTCAGTACATAATATTGTGCCGTCAGTTGGGCGACATTAATCAAATCACTCTGTTGTGCAGGCTGGCCTGCACGATTGTGGATTGCCATTGCTTTGTCCTTTATCTGCAACGTTGTTTTAAATTGTCCCGCAAACCTTCTCAATCAATTCCGCCGGGAATTGCATCGACTGCATGATGTGTTCAATCATGCTGCATTTACGGCCAGTGTTAGTGTTGGTGATCACCCAATACGGCGTGCCTGGCACGTGTTTCGGCTTGGTCTGATTACCATTTTTCAGCAGCGTCTGTTCATCTGCCGCAAAGTAAACGCGCGTGCGACCGTGCAACGATTCCGTTGCTTCGGCAAACGCCTGGGCGTCAAGAGAATATAGTGTAGACAACAGCAGCATAAAGCGGTTGACCGCACGCTTCTGCTCTGCGTATTCATCGGAAAGCAGAAGTTCACGCATTGCGCGTACTTTGTCTTTAATCGTTTTGATCGGCTTCGCTTCGACGATAGCAGGCGACGCAATGCGAACCTCTTTCGTCACCGGAGCAGCAGGCTGTGATGCGGCGGAAAACTTCAACATACGCCGTAAAATGTCGGATGCGCTCTCGCCGATATGCTTAGTGTGGCTGGCAATATAGCTGTAGAGTTCATCATCAACTTCAATCGTTTTCATCTTAATCCAGTGCGGTGTCTTAGCTGAATACAAGTCGCCAGGAGTATATGAATAAATCCCGGCAGCGGATAGCGTCAAGCCTAGCTTGCAGAAAAACTCGGATTAAACCTTATTTGTTGCAGCCCTGTGGCACAATGGTCAACATAATACCCTAACCCGACTTCGCGAAAAAAAGAACTTTGCCATGAAATTGAATATCCGCGCGCAATCTACACAAAATCAGCACAATAATTCTCCCATCGTCCTTGTTCATGGTCTGTTTGGTAGTCTCGACAACCTCGGCGTGCTGGCACGTGACCTGGTGAGCGACCACGATATCATCCAGGTGGATATGCGTAACCACGGACTTTCACCGCGCGATCCTGTGATGAATTATCCGGCGATGGCGCAGGATCTGCTGGATACGCTGGATGCTCAGCAGATCGATAAGGCGACATTTATTGGCCACTCAATGGGCGGCAAAGCAGTAATGGCGCTCATCGCGCTGGCCCCTGATCGCATCGATAAACTGGTGGCAATCGATATTGCGCCCGTCGATTATCACGTGCGCCGTCATGATGAGATTTTCGCGGCCATCAACGCGGTCAGCGAATCTGACGCACAAACACGTCAACAGGCGGCGACGGTGATGCGTCAGCATCTGAATGAAGAAGGGGTGATTCAGTTTCTGTTGAAATCCTACGTTGACGGCGAATGGCGTTTTAACGTGCCGGTGTTGTGGGATCAGTATCCGCATATTGTGGGTTGGGAGAAAATCCCGGCGTGGGATCACCCCGCCCTATTTATCCCCGGTGGTAATTCGCCGTATGTTACTGAACAATATCGTGATGATTTACTGGCGCAATTTCCGCAGGCACGGGCGCATGTGATTGCAGGTGCGGGTCACTGGGTACACGCAGAAAAACCTGATGCAGTGCTGCGCGCCATCCGCCGCTATCTCAATGATTAATGCAACTGATTAAAAACCCAGCGTCTGCGTCGCTTTCCGCGCGTGGGCGTTGGCGTGACTCATCGCGCTGATGTATTATGGCGCGCTATCCATCCGGGCAGACGCCTGGCTGATTGTTTCCCCCGAAGTCACCAAGATCATGGCCAAAGAACAAACGGACCGTACGACATTAGATCTGTTCGCGCACGAGCGTCGACCGGGACGACCGAAAACCAATCCGCTTTCGCGCGATGAACAGCTGCGTATTAATAAACGCAACCAGCTAAAACGCGACAAAGTACGTGGTCTTAAGCGTGTCGAACTGAAGCTGAATGCAGAAGCTGTCGAGGCGCTGAACGAGCTGGCAGAGTCGCGTAATATGAGCCGTAGCGAACTGATCGAAGAGATGTTGATGCAACAACTCGCGGCGCTGCGTAGTCAGGGCATCGTCTGATCCCATCCTTTACTCAAATAATTCGGGTTACAGCCCATGTAACTTGAAGTTGGACAAAAAAATTGTGTAGCACAGTGTGCAGTCCTGCGAGTTTGCTGATTCCGCAAGACTGCCTGTTCTGCTATGATTGCCTTTATCCGTGGGCAATTTGCCACCCCCATTTCAATAAGTTTCAAGAGGTTATTTCACTCATGGCTATCACTGGCATCTTTTTCGGCAGCGACACCGGTAATACCGAAAATATCGCAAAAATGATTCAAAAACAGCTTGGTAAAGACGTTGCCGATGTCCATGACATTGCAAAAAGCAGCAAAGAAGATCTGGAAGCTTATGACATTCTGCTGCTGGGCATCCCAACCTGGTACTACGGCGAAGCGCAGTGTGACTGGGACGACTTCTTCCCGACTCTCGAAGAGATTGATTTCAATGGTAAACTGGTTGCACTGTTTGGCTGTGGCGACCAGGAAGATTACGCAGAATATTTCTGCGACGCGTTAGGCACTATCCGTGACATCATCGAACCGCGTGGTGCTACCATCGTTGGTCACTGGCCAACTGCGGGCTACCATTTCGAAGCCTCAAAAGGTCTGGCGGATGACAACCACTTTGTCGGTCTGGCTATCGACGAAGACCGTCAGCCGGAACTGACCGCCGAACGCGTGGAAAAATGGGTGAAACAAATTTCTGAAGAGCTGCATCTCGACGAAATTATCAACGCCTGATGTGATGCGGCGTAGACTCATGTCTACGCCGTATTAATAGATAATGCCAATCAAAATAATTGCTACAAATTTGTAACTTTTGCCGTTGTACCTGTACAATGTTCCAGTGTTGAAGTGGCCTTACCGATGTAAATGTAAGCTAAGCCACGTTTTTATTAACAATATTTGCCAGGGACTTGTAGTTTTCATTTAGGCATGGCAATTCTATAATGATACGCATTATCTCAAGAGCAAATTCTGTCACTTCTTTTAATGAAGTGAATCGCTTAGTAACAGGACAGATTCCGCATGACTGATAACAATACCGCCCTAAAGAAAGCTGGCCTGAAAGTAACGCTTCCACGCTTAAAAATCCTGGAAGTTCTTCAGGAGCCGGACAACCATCACGTCAGTGCGGAAGATTTGTACAAACGTCTGATCGATATGGGTGAAGAAATTGGTCTGGCTACCGTATATCGCGTACTGAACCAGTTTGACGACGCCGGTATCGTCACCCGCCACAATTTTGAAGGCGGTAAATCCGTATTTGAACTGACCCAGCAACATCACCACGATCACCTGATCTGCCTCGATTGCGGCAAGGTTATCGAATTTAGTGATGAATCTATCGAAGCGCGTCAGCGTGAAATTGCCGCAAAACACGGCATTCGCCTGACTAACCATAGTCTCTATCTTTACGGTCACTGCGCCGAAGGCGATTGCCGCGAAGATGAGCACGCGCACGAAGGCAATTAAGTCAGCCTGAACGAGAAAAAGCCAACCTGCGGGTTGGCTTTTTTATAAAGAGAAATAAGAAAAGCGAGAGTTACAGCTCTCGCTTTTTGTTTTTTACTGCGTAGCGTTATTACTGCGAATTTCCTGCCAGACCTTATCACAATCGGCTTTCACCGCCTGATCATTACCGGTTTGCGTTGCCTGAATACACTGCTGATAATCCAGCACGCGCACACTTTCCTGCTCGGCAAACTGCTGATGTTGTTTCTCTTTCTTCAGCACGTTTAACACGCTCTGGCAGGCTTCAATTTTTTCCGGCGAGCCTTGTGCGGTATTAATACAGGCGCTGTACGCCTCTTTCAGACGACTATCTTCCTGTGGCGCGGTTGATTGCGCACAGGCCACCAACCCCGATGCCATCATGGCGATGAGAATCAGTTTCTTCATAGCAAATTCCTCAAACGTGCGGCAGGCGAAAAACCTGCCGCGTCGGACATCAGAAGATAGTGAATGGCGCGATAACCATAAACTTCACGTCACGCTCATCCTGGAAGATGTTGCCGTAACCGCCGCCCCAGCTCGGGATATCGGAGTGGTTATCGTATTCGGTGAAGTGCAGCTTGAACATCGTACCTTTGGCGCGACCATCCTGAAGGGTGTAGACCGCATCCAGGCTGTATGCAGACTCTTCAATAGTCCGGTTCTTGTCGTAGAACGCATCCGGGTTGCTCTGCCAGGTAGCGGGTTTGGCATCCCAGGCGTAAACGTAAGAAGCGCCGATGGCGAAACCTGGAAGATTCCAGTTTTTCAGATCATACATCGCGCCGAAGAAGACCGCTTTTTCGCCGTTGGCGTTAAAATCAGAACGGTTATCCCACCAGATATCCAGGCGGCCGTTAGAGGAAGCGTAGGTTGGGGTCATACGCTGTAAGAAGTACCCCTGCTGACCGTCAGCTTTCACCCAGGTGCCTTCCAGGCGCAAATCCACTACGTCAGCCGCCCGGTAGCCAAAGGTCAACGCCTGTAGCCAGGCGGTGCCGTCGTAAAGATCGTTGACGCTGCGATCGTCAACTTTATCGCGCGTACCGTAGAACTGGTAGCTGGTAGTTA
It includes:
- the kdpD gene encoding two-component system sensor histidine kinase KdpD translates to MNNEPLRPDPDRLLEQTAAPHRGKLKVFFGACAGVGKTWAMLAEAQRLRAQGLDIVVGVVETHGRKDTAAMLEGLAVLPLKRQAYRGRHISEFDLDAALARRPALILMDELAHSNAPGSRHPKRWQDIEELLEAGIDVFTTVNVQHLESLNDVVSGVTGIQVRETVPDPFFDAADDVVLVDLPPDDLRQRLKEGKVYIAGQAERAIEHFFRKGNLIALRELALRRTADRVDEQMRAWRGSPGEEKVWHTRDAILLCIGHNTGSEKLVRAAARLASRLGSVWHAVYVETPALHRLPEKKRRAILSALRLAQELGAETATLSDPAEEKAVVRYAREHNLGKIILGRPASRRWWRRETFADRLARIAPDLDQVLVALDEPPARTINNAPDSRSFKDKWRVQIQGCVVAATLCAVITLIAMQWLMAFDAANLVMLYLLGVVVVALFYGRWPSVVATVINVVSFDLFFIAPRGTLAVSDVQYLLTFTVMLTVGLVIGNLTAGVRYQARVARYREQRTRHLYEMSKTLAVGRSPQDIAATSEQFIASTFHARSQVLLPDDNGILLPLTHPQGMTPWDDAIARWSFDKGLPAGAGTDTLPGVPYQILPLKSGEKTYGLVVVEPGNLRQLMIPEQQRLLETFTLLVANALERLMLTASEEQARMASEREQIRNALLAALSHDLRTPLTVLFGQAEILTLDLASEGSPHARQASEIRQHVLNTTRLVNNLLDMARIQSGGFNLKKEWLTLEEVVGSALQMLEPGLSSPINLSLPEPLTLIHVDGPLFERVLINLLENAVKYAGTQAEIGIDAHVEGEQLQLDVWDNGSGIPQGQERTIFDKFARGNKESAVPGVGLGLAICRAIVEIHGGTIIAFNRPEGGACFRVTLPQQTAPELEEFHEDM
- the kdpE gene encoding two-component system response regulator KdpE, encoding MTNILIVEDEQAIRRFLRTALEGDGMRVFEAETLQRGLLEAATRKPDLIILDLGLPDGDGIEFIRDLRQWSAVPVIVLSARSEESDKIAALDAGADDYLSKPFGIGELQARLRVALRRHSATAAPDPVVTFSDVTVDLAARVIHRGEEEVHLTPIEFRLLAVLLNNAGKVLTQRQLLNQVWGPNAVEHSHYLRIYMGHLRQKLEQDPARPRHFITETGIGYRFML
- the pgm gene encoding phosphoglucomutase (alpha-D-glucose-1,6-bisphosphate-dependent), translated to MAIHNRAGQPAQQSDLINVAQLTAQYYVLKPEAGNAEHAVKFGTSGHRGSAARHSFNEPHILAIAQAIAEERAKNGITGPCYVGKDTHALSEPAFISVLEVLAANGVDVIVQENNGFTPTPAVSNAILVHNKKGGPLADGIVITPSHNPPEDGGIKYNPPNGGPADTNVTKVVEDRANALLADGLKDVKRISLEEAMASGHVKEQDLVQPFVEGLADIVDMAAIQKAGLTLGVDPLGGSGIEYWKRIGEYYNLNLTIVNDQVDQTFRFMHLDKDGAIRMDCSSECAMAGLLALRDKFDLAFANDPDYDRHGIVTPAGLMNPNHYLAVAINYLFQHRPQWGKDVAVGKTLVSSAMIDRVVNDLGRKLVEVPVGFKWFVDGLFDGSFGFGGEESAGASFLRFDGRPWSTDKDGIIMCLLAAEITAVTGKNPQEHYNELAKRFGAPSYNRLQAAATSAQKAALSKLSPEMVSASTLAGDPITARLTAAPGNGASIGGLKVMTDNGWFAARPSGTEDAYKIYCESFLGEAHRKQIEKEAVEIVSEVLKNA
- the seqA gene encoding replication initiation negative regulator SeqA, whose protein sequence is MKTIEVDDELYSYIASHTKHIGESASDILRRMLKFSAASQPAAPVTKEVRIASPAIVEAKPIKTIKDKVRAMRELLLSDEYAEQKRAVNRFMLLLSTLYSLDAQAFAEATESLHGRTRVYFAADEQTLLKNGNQTKPKHVPGTPYWVITNTNTGRKCSMIEHIMQSMQFPAELIEKVCGTI
- the ybfF gene encoding esterase, producing the protein MKLNIRAQSTQNQHNNSPIVLVHGLFGSLDNLGVLARDLVSDHDIIQVDMRNHGLSPRDPVMNYPAMAQDLLDTLDAQQIDKATFIGHSMGGKAVMALIALAPDRIDKLVAIDIAPVDYHVRRHDEIFAAINAVSESDAQTRQQAATVMRQHLNEEGVIQFLLKSYVDGEWRFNVPVLWDQYPHIVGWEKIPAWDHPALFIPGGNSPYVTEQYRDDLLAQFPQARAHVIAGAGHWVHAEKPDAVLRAIRRYLND
- the ybfE gene encoding LexA regulated protein; this encodes MAKEQTDRTTLDLFAHERRPGRPKTNPLSRDEQLRINKRNQLKRDKVRGLKRVELKLNAEAVEALNELAESRNMSRSELIEEMLMQQLAALRSQGIV
- the fldA gene encoding flavodoxin FldA → MAITGIFFGSDTGNTENIAKMIQKQLGKDVADVHDIAKSSKEDLEAYDILLLGIPTWYYGEAQCDWDDFFPTLEEIDFNGKLVALFGCGDQEDYAEYFCDALGTIRDIIEPRGATIVGHWPTAGYHFEASKGLADDNHFVGLAIDEDRQPELTAERVEKWVKQISEELHLDEIINA
- the uof gene encoding fur leader peptide, with amino-acid sequence MIRIISRANSVTSFNEVNRLVTGQIPHD
- the fur gene encoding ferric iron uptake transcriptional regulator; protein product: MTDNNTALKKAGLKVTLPRLKILEVLQEPDNHHVSAEDLYKRLIDMGEEIGLATVYRVLNQFDDAGIVTRHNFEGGKSVFELTQQHHHDHLICLDCGKVIEFSDESIEARQREIAAKHGIRLTNHSLYLYGHCAEGDCREDEHAHEGN
- the chiQ gene encoding ChiQ/YbfN family lipoprotein codes for the protein MKKLILIAMMASGLVACAQSTAPQEDSRLKEAYSACINTAQGSPEKIEACQSVLNVLKKEKQHQQFAEQESVRVLDYQQCIQATQTGNDQAVKADCDKVWQEIRSNNATQ